The Panicum hallii strain FIL2 chromosome 9, PHallii_v3.1, whole genome shotgun sequence genome has a window encoding:
- the LOC112875206 gene encoding L-type lectin-domain containing receptor kinase IV.1-like: MWRSCSVMAAKGFLLTMAVAVAAAVVEAGGGAAEFAYDGFRGAGLSLDGMAAVTPAGLLLLTNDTNMASSQRNDTGMSKGHAFHPDPVRFRRPAAGAGGGGGAGSAAGEVSSFSTTFVFAIVSEFLDLSTSGFAFLVAPTKDLSTAMPQQYLGLFNGTDNGDPRNRIFAVEFDTVRNPEFADINNNHVGVDVNSLNSSAAAPAGYYDDADGAFRNLSLISREPMQVWVDYDASTAVVTVAMAPARRPRPRRPLLSTKVNLSAAITDTAYVGFSSASSIVLVKHYVLGWSFSLDGDAPALDYAKLPKLPRIGPKPRSQALTIALPIATTATVLAAVAVGFLLLRRRHRYAELREDWETEFGPHRFAYKDLYDATDGFKDKRLLGAGGFGRVYKGVLPGSRTEVAVKKVSHESRQGMKEFVAEVASIGRLRHRNLVQLLGYCRRKGELLLVYDYMPNGSLDKHLHYHDGKPVLDWAQRLHIIRGVAAGLLYMHEDWEKVVIHRDIKASNVLLDGEMNGRLGDFGLARLYDHGADPHTTHVVGTMGYLAPELVRTGRATTLSDVFAFGAFVLEVACGRRPIEEDDDADDAATAGRRFVLVEWVLGHWRKGSIAGAVDARLGSEFDDAEADLVLRLGLACLLPSPAARPSMRQVTQYLDGSAPLPELPATHASTSGFAFLAAPATDLSTAMPNQYLGMFNGTDNGDPRNRIFAVEFDTVRNPEFADINNNHVGVDVNSLNSSAAEAAGYYDDATGAFRNLSLISREPMQVWVDYDAATAEITVAMAPARSPRPKRPLLSKRIDLSTVITDTAYVGFSSASSIVLVKHYVLGWSFRLDGEAPALNYAKLPKLPRIGSKPPSRALTIALPIAAAAAALAALVVGLLLLRRRLRYAELREDWEVEFGPQRFAFKDLYDATGGFKDKWMLGAGGFGRVYKGVLPGPGTPIAVKKVSHHSRQGMKEFVAEVVSIGHLRHRNLVQLLGYCRRKGELLLVYDYMPYGSLDKYLHGRADEPVLGWTPRLHIIRGVAAGLLYMHEDWKQVVIHRDIKASNVLLDGDMNGRLGDFGLARLHDHGADPQSTRVVGTMGYLAPELVRTGKATTLSDVFAFGVFLLEVACGRRPVEEDADTDTGDCFLLVDWVLGHWRNGSITSAVDARLGSHYDAAQVDLVLRLGLACLHPSPAARPSMRRVTQYLDGSEPLPELAATYMSFNSFVGMERYRPLFDSWSVRQTTAAMSVATMSDIGLSGGR, translated from the exons CGCGGGCCTGTCGCTCGACGGCATGGCCGCCGTCACGCCGGCCGGGCTGCTGTTGCTCACCAACGACACCAACATGGCGTCGTCGCAGAGGAACGACACCGGCATGTCCAAGGGCCACGCCTTCCACCCGGACCCGGTGAGGTTCCGCCgcccggcggcgggggcaggtggaggaggtggcgccggctccgccgccggcgaggtgtCGTCCTTCTCGACCACGTTCGTGTTCGCCATCGTGTCGGAGTTCCTGGACCTGAGCACGAGCGGGTTCGCGTTCCTGGTGGCGCCCACCAAGGACCTGTCCACGGCGATGCCGCAGCAGTACCTGGGCCTGTTCAACGGCACCGACAACGGCGACCCCCGCAACCGCATCTTCGCCGTCGAGTTTGACACCGTGCGCAACCCGGAGTTCGCGGACATCAACAACAACCACGTCGGCGTCGACGTCAACAGCCTCAACTCctcggccgccgcgccggcggggTACTACGACGACGCCGACGGCGCGTTCCGGAACCTGAGCCTCATAAGCCGGGAGCCCATGCAGGTGTGGGTGGACTACGACGCCTCCACCGCGGTGGTCACCGTGGCCATGGCGCCGGCGCGGAGGCCCAGGCCCAGGAGGCCGCTCCTGTCCACTAAAGTCAACCTCTCGGCGGCCATCACCGACACCGCGTACGTCGGCTTCTCGTCGGCGTCCAGCATCGTGTTGGTCAAGCACTACGTGCTCGGCTGGAGCTTCAGCCTCGACGGCGACGCGCCGGCTCTCGACTACGCCAAGCTGCCCAAGCTGCCGCGCATCGGCCCGAAGCCCCGGTCCCAGGCGCTGACCATCGCGCTGCCGATTGCCACCACGGCGACCGTCCTCGCGGCGGTCGCCGTCGGGTTCTTGCTCCTCCGACGACGGCACAGGTACGCCGAGCTGCGCGAAGATTGGGAGACGGAGTTCGGGCCGCACCGGTTCGCGTACAAGGACTTGTACGACGCCACCGATGGCTTCAAGGACAAGCGACTCCTCGGAGCAGGAGGATTCGGCAGGGTGTACAAGGGCGTGCTCCCGGGGTCCCGGACCGAGGTCGCCGTGAAGAAGGTGTCCCACGAATCACGGCAAGGGATGAAGGAGTTTGTCGCCGAGGTTGCCAGCATTGGCCGGCTCCGGCACCGCAACCTTGTGCAGCTGCTCGGCTACTGCCGGCGCAAAGGGGAGCTCCTGCTGGTCTACGATTACATGCCAAATGGCAGCCTCGACAAGCACCTGCACTACCACGACGGCAAGCCCGTCTTGGACTGGGCTCAGAGGCTTCACATCATCCGAGGTGTCGCCGCCGGGCTGCTCTACATGCACGAGGACTGGGAGAAGGTGGTCATCCACCGGGACATCAAAGCAAGCAACGTGCTCCTTGACGGGGAGATGAACGGGCGGCTGGGTGACTTCGGCCTTGCGAGGCTGTATGACCATGGCGCGGACCCGCACACCACGCATGTGGTCGGCACCATGGGCTACCTGGCGCCGGAGCTGGTGCGCACCGGCAGGGCGACCACTCTCTCCGACGTGTTCGCCTTCGGCGCGTTCGTCCTGGAGgttgcctgcggccggaggcccatCGAGGAGGATGACGACGCGGACGACGCCGCCACCGCTGGCCGCCGGTTCGTGCTCGTGGAGTGGGTGCTCGGGCACTGGCGCAAGGGCTCCATCGCCGGCGCGGTGGACGCCAGGCTCGGCTCGGAGTTCGACGACGCGGAGGCGGACCTGGTGCTGCGGCTGGGGCTGGCGTGCCTGCTCCCATCGCCCGCGGCGCGGCCGAGCATGCGGCAGGTGACGCAGTACCTCGACGGCAGCGCGCCGTTGCCGGAGCTGCCCGCGACGCACGCCAG CACGAGCGGGTTCGCGTTCCTGGCGGCGCCGGCCACGGACCTGTCCACGGCGATGCCCAACCAGTACCTGGGGATGTTCAACGGCACCGACAACGGCGACCCCCGCAACCGCATCTTCGCCGTCGAGTTCGACACCGTGCGCAACCCGGAGTTCGCGGACATCAACAACAACCACGTCGGCGTCGACGTCAACAGCCTCAACTCCTCGGCCGCCGAGGCGGCGGGGTACTACGACGACGCCACGGGCGCGTTCCGGAACCTGAGCCTGATAAGCCGGGAGCCCATGCAGGTGTGGGTGGACTACGACGCCGCCACCGCGGAGATCACCGTGGCCATGGCGCCGGCGCGGTCGCCCAGGCCCAAGAGGCCGCTCCTGTCCAAGAGGATCGACCTCTCCACGGTCATCACCGACACGGCGTACGTCGGCTTCTCGTCGGCGTCCAGCATCGTGCTTGTCAAGCACTACGTGCTCGGCTGGAGCTTCCGCctcgacggcgaggctccggcTCTCAACTACGCCAAGCTGCCAAAGCTGCCGCGCATTGGCTCCAAGCCCCCGTCCAGGGCGCTGACCATCGCGCTGCCGattgccgccgcggcggccgcacTCGCGGCGCTCGTCGTCGGACTCTTGCTCCTGCGGCGACGGCTCAGGTACGCCGAGCTGCGCGAAGATTGGGAGGTGGAGTTCGGGCCACAGCGTTTCGCTTTCAAGGACCTCTACGACGCCACCGGCGGCTTCAAGGACAAGTGGATGCTCGGCGCAGGAGGCTTTGGCAGGGTGTACAAGGGCGTGCTCCCGGGCCCCGGGACACCGATTGCCGTGAAGAAGGTGTCTCACCACTCAAGGCAAGGGATGAAGGAGTTCGTCGCCGAGGTCGTCAGCATCGGTCACCTCCGGCACCGCAACCTCGTCCAGCTGCTCGGCTACTGCCGGCGCAAAGGGGAGCTCCTGCTGGTCTACGACTACATGCCATACGGTAGCCTCGACAAGTATCTTCACGGCCGCGCCGACGAGCCCGTCTTGGGCTGGACGCCGAGGCTTCACATCATCAGAGGCGTCGCCGCGGGGCTGCTCTACATGCACGAGGACTGGAAGCAGGTGGTCATCCACCGGGACATCAAGGCGAGCAACGTGCTCCTCGACGGCGACATGAATGGGCGGCTGGGCGACTTCGGACTTGCAAGGTTGCACGACCATGGCGCCGACCCGCAGAGCACGCGCGTGGTCGGCACCATGGGGTACCTGGCCCCAGAGCTGGTGCGCACCGGCAAGGCGACCACCCTCTCCGACGTGTTCGCCTTCGGCGTGTTCCTCCTGGAGGTCGCGTGCGGCCGGAGGCCCGTCGAGGAGGACGCAGACACCGACACCGGCGACTGCTTCTTGCTCGTGGACTGGGTCCTGGGGCACTGGCGCAATGGCTCCATCACCAGCGCGGTGGACGCCAGGCTCGGCTCGCACTACGACGCAGCGCAGGTGGACCTGGTGCTGCGGCTGGGGCTGGCGTGCCTGCACCCGTCGCCGGCGGCTCGGCCGAGCATGCGGCGGGTCACGCAGTACCTCGATGGCAGCGAGCCGTTGCCGGAGCTGGCCGCGACGTACATGTCGTTCAACTCGTTCGTGGGCATGGAGAGGTACCGGCCTCTCTTCGACTCGTGGTCCGTCCGGCAGACCACGGCGGCGATGAGCGTCGCCACCATGTCTGACATCGGGCTCTCCGGCGGCAGATGA